One window of Lawsonibacter asaccharolyticus genomic DNA carries:
- a CDS encoding transcriptional regulator NrdR produces MKCPFCAYLESKVVDSRPADEGASIRRRRECLSCHKRFTTYETMESLPLMVVKKDGSRQSFDRNKVMNGLIRACEKRPVSFSTMEEIVNEIEQTLQNEMEREVSSAEIGELVMERLKKVDEVSYVRFASVYRQFKDINTFMRELNKLLEDK; encoded by the coding sequence ATGAAATGCCCCTTCTGCGCCTATCTGGAGAGCAAGGTGGTGGACTCCCGTCCCGCGGACGAGGGAGCCAGCATCCGCCGCCGCCGGGAGTGTCTGTCCTGCCATAAGCGCTTCACCACCTACGAGACCATGGAGAGCCTGCCCCTGATGGTGGTCAAAAAGGACGGCAGCCGCCAGAGCTTTGACCGGAACAAGGTGATGAACGGCCTGATCCGGGCCTGTGAAAAGCGGCCGGTCTCCTTCAGCACCATGGAGGAGATCGTCAACGAGATCGAGCAGACCCTCCAGAACGAGATGGAGCGGGAGGTTAGCTCCGCCGAGATCGGAGAGCTGGTGATGGAGCGGCTGAAAAAAGTGGACGAGGTCTCCTATGTGCGCTTTGCCTCCGTCTACCGCCAGTTCAAGGACATCAACACCTTCATGCGGGAGCTGAACAAGCTGCTGGAAGATAAGTGA
- a CDS encoding amidophosphoribosyltransferase — MEDIRLEQGLHEECGVFGIYDPEGSCAQTTYYGLYALQHRGQEACGIAAINDREQSFYKDVGLVSEVFDRETLQRLNGTMAVGHVRYATTGAGARENAQPLTIKYVKGTLAVVHNGNLVDVDRLRARFEYQGAIFHTTSDSELIAYAIAQARLHGPSVEDAVCRAVGELRGAFSLIVMSPRKLIACRDPWGFRPLCMGRKGKAVLFASESCAIESVGGTLERELDPGEIVVVEEGQVRSIRDNCCRGQSHMCIFEYIYFARPDSVIAGQSVHEARVNAGRLLARRHPVEADLVVGVPDSGLDAARGYAQESGIPYGVGFVKNRYVGRTFITPDQTSREQAVRIKLSALRSEVEGRRVVMIDDSIVRGTTCRQITNLLREAGAKEVHIRVSAPPFIAPCYFGTDIPDRERLIACQHSLEEIREIAGADSLGYLPLEDLHQLAPKAACGFCDGCFTERYPVDLE, encoded by the coding sequence ATGGAAGACATCCGGCTGGAGCAGGGGCTCCACGAGGAGTGCGGTGTATTCGGGATCTATGACCCGGAGGGCAGCTGCGCCCAGACCACCTATTACGGGCTGTACGCCCTCCAACACCGGGGGCAGGAGGCCTGCGGCATCGCGGCTATCAATGACCGGGAGCAGTCCTTTTATAAGGACGTGGGACTGGTCAGCGAGGTCTTCGACCGGGAGACCCTTCAGCGCCTGAATGGGACCATGGCGGTGGGCCATGTGCGCTACGCCACCACCGGCGCTGGGGCGCGGGAGAACGCCCAGCCCCTGACCATCAAGTATGTGAAGGGAACGCTGGCGGTGGTCCACAACGGCAATCTGGTGGACGTGGACCGGCTGCGGGCCCGGTTCGAGTACCAGGGGGCAATCTTCCACACCACCAGCGACTCGGAGCTCATTGCCTACGCCATTGCCCAGGCCCGGCTCCACGGGCCCAGCGTGGAGGACGCGGTGTGCCGGGCTGTGGGGGAGCTGCGAGGGGCGTTCTCCCTGATCGTCATGTCCCCCCGTAAGCTCATCGCCTGCCGGGACCCCTGGGGCTTCCGCCCCCTGTGCATGGGCCGGAAGGGGAAGGCGGTGCTGTTCGCCTCTGAGTCCTGCGCCATCGAGAGCGTGGGGGGCACCCTGGAGCGGGAACTGGACCCAGGAGAGATCGTGGTGGTGGAGGAGGGGCAGGTGCGCTCCATCCGAGACAACTGTTGCAGGGGCCAGTCCCACATGTGCATCTTCGAATATATCTACTTCGCCCGGCCCGACTCGGTGATCGCCGGGCAGTCAGTCCACGAGGCCCGGGTGAACGCCGGCCGTCTGCTGGCCCGCCGCCATCCAGTGGAGGCCGACCTGGTGGTGGGGGTGCCTGACTCCGGGCTGGACGCCGCCCGGGGCTATGCCCAGGAGAGCGGCATCCCCTACGGGGTGGGCTTTGTGAAAAACCGCTACGTGGGCCGCACTTTCATCACTCCAGACCAGACCAGCCGGGAGCAGGCGGTGCGCATCAAGCTGTCTGCCTTGCGCAGTGAGGTGGAGGGCAGGCGGGTGGTGATGATCGACGACTCCATCGTCCGGGGAACCACCTGCCGCCAGATCACCAACCTGCTGCGGGAGGCCGGGGCGAAGGAGGTCCACATCCGGGTGTCCGCGCCCCCCTTCATCGCCCCATGCTACTTTGGAACCGATATCCCGGACCGGGAACGGCTCATCGCCTGCCAGCATTCCCTAGAGGAGATCCGGGAGATCGCCGGGGCGGACAGCTTGGGCTATCTGCCTCTGGAGGACCTGCACCAGCTGGCCCCCAAGGCGGCCTGCGGCTTCTGTGACGGCTGCTTCACTGAGCGCTATCCGGTGGACCTGGAGTGA
- a CDS encoding shikimate dehydrogenase produces MKQFKFPHIGMRTTKTAVAVMLSYLIFVPFGLLYNESYPGVLAYVGPTYSCIACIVCMQSSLEQTLQVGLSRFVGVFIGAILGVAMLLLEPLLSHWVGIVLMLGAACVCGIWLCMLFNRPAACGMACILPCVMLISGDVSGIQRYYYAAARVSETVVGVTVAFLINSLLPTRNPQPQDK; encoded by the coding sequence ATGAAACAGTTCAAGTTCCCACATATCGGGATGCGCACCACTAAGACCGCCGTGGCAGTGATGCTCTCCTACCTGATCTTTGTCCCTTTCGGCCTCCTCTATAACGAGAGCTACCCTGGGGTGCTGGCCTATGTGGGCCCCACCTATTCCTGCATCGCCTGCATCGTGTGCATGCAGAGCTCCCTGGAGCAGACCCTCCAGGTTGGGCTCTCCCGCTTTGTGGGGGTGTTCATCGGTGCCATCCTGGGGGTGGCTATGCTACTCCTGGAGCCCCTGCTGTCCCACTGGGTGGGCATCGTCCTGATGCTGGGAGCCGCCTGTGTGTGCGGGATCTGGCTTTGCATGCTCTTCAACCGGCCCGCGGCCTGCGGCATGGCCTGCATCCTCCCCTGCGTCATGCTCATTTCCGGTGACGTGTCCGGCATCCAGCGCTACTACTACGCCGCCGCCCGGGTGTCGGAGACGGTGGTGGGAGTAACGGTGGCCTTCCTCATCAACTCCCTGCTCCCCACCAGAAATCCACAGCCCCAGGATAAGTGA
- a CDS encoding L,L-diaminopimelate aminotransferase produces MAHINQNYLKLPGSYLFSEVNRRITAYSASHPGAKIIRLSIGDVTRPLAPAVIEAMHQAVTEMGTFEGFHGYGPEQGYDFLREAIAQHDYAARGVDIKPEEIFVSDGAKSDCGNIGDIFGLDNVVAVCDPVYPVYVDTNAMAGRAGDYQEELGRWNKLVYMPCVEENGFTPVPPREKVDIIYLCFPNNPTGAVATREQLKAWVDYANANGSVILYDSAYEAFICEEDVPHSIFEIEGARTCAIEFRSFSKTAGFTGNRCAYTVVPMELERDGAKLNSLWNRRQCTKFNGVPYVVQRGAAAIYTPEGREQTRASIDYYRKNAQVIREGLTSAGLQVFGGVNAPYIWLKTPGGMGSWDFFDLLLDQANVATTPGAGFGPSGEVYVRLTAFGDAAATVEAVERVKAAVRK; encoded by the coding sequence ATGGCCCACATCAACCAAAACTATCTGAAGCTGCCCGGCAGCTACCTCTTCTCCGAGGTCAACCGCCGGATCACCGCCTACTCCGCCTCCCACCCCGGCGCCAAGATCATCCGGCTGTCCATCGGCGACGTGACCCGCCCCCTGGCCCCTGCTGTCATCGAGGCTATGCACCAGGCCGTCACCGAGATGGGCACCTTCGAGGGCTTCCACGGCTATGGCCCGGAGCAGGGCTACGACTTCCTGCGGGAGGCCATTGCCCAGCACGACTACGCCGCCCGGGGCGTGGACATCAAGCCGGAGGAGATCTTTGTCTCCGACGGCGCCAAGAGCGACTGCGGCAACATTGGCGACATCTTCGGTCTGGACAACGTGGTGGCGGTGTGCGACCCGGTGTACCCTGTCTATGTCGATACCAACGCCATGGCCGGCCGGGCCGGTGACTACCAGGAGGAGCTGGGCCGATGGAACAAGCTGGTCTACATGCCCTGTGTGGAGGAGAACGGCTTTACCCCTGTTCCCCCTCGTGAGAAGGTGGACATCATCTACCTCTGCTTCCCCAACAACCCCACCGGCGCGGTAGCCACCCGGGAGCAGCTGAAGGCGTGGGTGGACTACGCCAACGCCAACGGCTCCGTCATCCTCTACGACTCCGCCTATGAGGCTTTCATCTGCGAGGAGGATGTCCCCCACAGCATCTTTGAGATCGAGGGTGCCCGAACCTGTGCCATCGAGTTCCGCTCCTTCTCCAAGACTGCCGGCTTCACCGGCAACCGCTGCGCCTACACCGTGGTCCCCATGGAGCTGGAGCGGGACGGTGCCAAGCTGAACAGCCTGTGGAACCGCCGCCAGTGCACCAAGTTCAACGGGGTCCCCTATGTGGTCCAGCGGGGCGCCGCCGCCATCTACACCCCCGAGGGCAGGGAGCAGACCCGCGCCTCCATCGACTACTACCGCAAAAACGCCCAGGTCATCCGGGAGGGCCTCACCTCTGCCGGGCTCCAGGTGTTCGGCGGGGTCAACGCTCCCTATATCTGGCTCAAGACCCCCGGCGGTATGGGGTCCTGGGACTTCTTTGATCTGCTGCTGGATCAGGCCAATGTGGCCACCACCCCCGGCGCCGGCTTCGGCCCCAGCGGTGAGGTCTACGTCCGCCTCACCGCCTTTGGCGACGCCGCCGCCACAGTGGAAGCCGTGGAGCGGGTGAAGGCCGCTGTCCGCAAGTGA